In Saccharomonospora marina XMU15, one genomic interval encodes:
- a CDS encoding ribbon-helix-helix domain-containing protein → MVGMKVSVSLPPDDIEFLDHYAREHEIGSRSAVLHRAVELLKAAQLGDAYAQAWRDWDETEAADWDATAADGLRP, encoded by the coding sequence ATGGTGGGTATGAAGGTCAGCGTCAGCCTGCCGCCCGACGACATCGAGTTCCTCGACCACTACGCCCGCGAACACGAGATCGGCTCACGTTCGGCGGTGCTACACCGCGCCGTCGAACTGCTCAAGGCGGCACAACTCGGTGATGCCTACGCGCAGGCATGGCGCGACTGGGACGAAACCGAAGCGGCAGACTGGGACGCCACGGCGGCCGACGGGTTGCGACCGTAG
- a CDS encoding daunorubicin resistance protein DrrA family ABC transporter ATP-binding protein, which yields MSDHHAVHVRGLRKSYGDVQAVKGIDLDVAEREMFGFLGPNGAGKTTAIKILCTIADATAGSATVAGCDVRTQRAEVRRRIGVVFQDPTLDTYLTAEQNLRFHGELYGMPRRLLRERITEVLDMVGLARRRHDIVQKFSGGMRRRLEIGRGLLHAPRVLFLDEPTIGLDPQTRASIWDYIAELRGKQDITIFVTTHYMEEAEYCDRIAIMNHGEIVVTDTPDALKSSVGEDRVRIRTEDDGLAIERLREVFGLRAAIHDGMVTFSVSEGAQFVPRLFSSLGVAIDTVTVTRPSLDDVFMAYTGRTMSDTEQAGDSSTFARMLAKR from the coding sequence ATGTCCGACCACCACGCGGTGCACGTCAGGGGACTGCGGAAGTCCTACGGCGACGTACAGGCGGTGAAAGGCATCGACCTGGACGTCGCCGAGCGCGAGATGTTCGGCTTCCTCGGCCCCAACGGGGCGGGCAAGACCACCGCGATCAAGATCCTGTGCACGATCGCCGACGCGACAGCGGGCTCGGCAACCGTGGCCGGGTGCGACGTACGCACGCAGCGAGCCGAGGTCCGCCGCCGAATCGGCGTGGTGTTCCAGGACCCGACCCTGGACACCTACCTGACCGCGGAGCAGAACCTGCGCTTCCACGGTGAGCTGTACGGGATGCCGAGGCGGCTGCTGCGCGAACGCATCACGGAGGTGCTCGACATGGTCGGTCTCGCGCGGCGAAGACATGACATCGTGCAGAAGTTCTCCGGCGGAATGAGACGCAGGCTGGAGATCGGGCGCGGGCTGCTGCACGCACCGAGAGTGCTGTTCCTCGACGAGCCGACCATCGGTCTCGACCCGCAGACGCGAGCGTCCATCTGGGACTACATCGCCGAACTGCGCGGCAAGCAGGACATCACGATCTTCGTGACCACGCACTACATGGAAGAGGCCGAGTACTGCGACCGCATAGCGATCATGAACCACGGCGAGATCGTTGTCACCGACACTCCCGACGCGTTGAAGAGCAGCGTGGGTGAGGACCGGGTACGCATCCGTACCGAGGACGACGGGCTCGCCATCGAGCGGCTACGGGAAGTGTTCGGGCTGCGGGCAGCGATCCACGACGGCATGGTGACGTTCTCGGTGAGCGAGGGAGCGCAGTTCGTACCGAGGTTGTTCTCCTCGCTCGGAGTCGCCATCGACACGGTCACGGTGACCAGGCCCAGCCTCGACGACGTCTTCATGGCCTACACCGGTCGCACCATGTCCGACACCGAGCAGGCGGGCGACTCGAGCACGTTCGCGCGCATGCTGGCCAAGCGCTGA
- a CDS encoding cupin domain-containing protein, producing MQKFSLDAMARELLQRAATARHGRSADTVYGGHEHVLRQTVITLTAGSTLAEHENPGEATLFVLRGRVRLHSGEVSWDGISGDLIVIPQAKHSLEALQDSAVLLTVAKLG from the coding sequence ATGCAGAAGTTCTCGCTTGACGCGATGGCCCGCGAACTCCTCCAACGCGCCGCCACGGCGCGTCACGGCCGAAGCGCCGACACCGTCTACGGAGGCCACGAGCACGTACTGCGGCAGACGGTGATCACCCTCACCGCGGGAAGCACGCTCGCCGAGCACGAGAATCCTGGCGAGGCGACGTTGTTCGTGCTGCGTGGCCGGGTCAGGCTGCACTCCGGGGAGGTGTCCTGGGACGGGATCTCAGGTGACCTGATCGTCATCCCGCAGGCCAAGCACAGCCTCGAGGCGTTGCAGGACTCGGCCGTGCTGCTCACCGTCGCCAAGCTCGGCTGA
- a CDS encoding acyl-CoA desaturase has translation MSASDTQTKPRRPKPITSGRTSLPEHLTVKVFVLAPLLALAVAVPFAWGWGLSWLDIGLAAFFFVFSGLGVTVGYHRLFTHGSFKAKKPLRIALAIAGSFAAQGPVTVWVADHRRHHAFSDRAGDPHSPWLFGTSPSALAKGFWHSHMGWLFEREVTNAERFAPDLLGERSIRTVDRLFPLWVALSLALPGLIGGLLTWSVWGGVTAFFWAGLVRVGLLHHVTWSVNSICHMIGERPFASRDKAANFWPLAIFSFGEAWHNLHHADPTCARHGVLRGQIDISARLIWIFEKLGWARDVRWPTSGRLDRLASAA, from the coding sequence ATGTCCGCTTCCGACACCCAGACAAAGCCGAGGCGCCCCAAACCCATCACCTCCGGGCGCACGTCGCTGCCGGAGCACCTGACGGTCAAGGTTTTCGTGCTCGCACCGTTGCTGGCGCTGGCCGTGGCCGTGCCCTTCGCGTGGGGCTGGGGACTGAGTTGGCTGGACATCGGGCTTGCGGCCTTCTTCTTCGTCTTCAGCGGCCTCGGCGTGACCGTCGGCTACCACCGGCTGTTCACCCACGGCTCGTTCAAGGCCAAGAAGCCGCTGCGTATCGCACTGGCGATCGCGGGCAGTTTCGCCGCGCAGGGCCCGGTGACAGTCTGGGTCGCCGACCACCGCAGGCACCACGCGTTCTCCGACCGCGCGGGCGATCCGCATTCGCCCTGGCTGTTCGGCACCAGCCCTTCGGCGCTGGCCAAGGGGTTCTGGCACTCACACATGGGCTGGCTGTTCGAGCGTGAGGTCACCAACGCGGAGCGGTTCGCGCCCGATCTGCTCGGCGAGCGCTCGATCCGGACGGTCGACCGGCTGTTCCCGCTGTGGGTGGCACTCAGCCTGGCGCTGCCCGGACTGATCGGCGGGTTGCTCACCTGGTCGGTATGGGGCGGTGTGACCGCGTTCTTCTGGGCCGGGTTGGTCCGGGTGGGGCTGCTGCACCACGTGACCTGGTCGGTCAACTCGATCTGTCACATGATCGGCGAGCGGCCCTTCGCCAGCAGGGACAAGGCCGCGAACTTCTGGCCGTTGGCGATCTTCTCCTTCGGCGAGGCCTGGCACAACCTGCACCACGCCGACCCCACCTGCGCGCGGCACGGCGTGCTCCGTGGCCAGATCGACATCTCCGCCCGGCTGATCTGGATCTTCGAAAAGCTCGGCTGGGCACGGGACGTGCGCTGGCCGACCTCTGGCCGGCTCGACCGGCTCGCTTCGGCCGCGTAG
- a CDS encoding MarR family winged helix-turn-helix transcriptional regulator, which translates to MTPIEQHEDDYSDRSLIRQLRRLTVETERFSDVLRETLGMHRTDFSALAVIMDSAGVGKPLSPGELSEALHLSPSATTALLDRLEAGGYVRRDRSPTDRRRVELHLRAQVQRSGRDFFAPLGEQYAAAWAHFDDAERAVIARFLYASTEATVRGRKALPTASDDLPGAET; encoded by the coding sequence GTGACGCCCATTGAACAGCACGAGGACGACTACAGCGACCGGTCGCTGATCCGGCAGCTGCGCAGGCTCACAGTGGAGACCGAACGGTTTTCCGACGTGCTCAGGGAAACGCTGGGGATGCACCGCACGGACTTCAGCGCACTCGCGGTGATCATGGACTCGGCAGGCGTCGGCAAGCCGCTCAGTCCGGGCGAACTCTCCGAGGCACTGCATCTGAGCCCTTCGGCGACCACGGCGTTGCTGGACCGGCTCGAAGCGGGAGGCTATGTCCGGCGCGACCGCAGCCCGACCGACCGCAGGCGGGTGGAGCTGCACCTGCGAGCGCAGGTGCAGCGCTCCGGTCGCGATTTCTTCGCTCCACTCGGGGAGCAGTACGCCGCGGCGTGGGCACATTTCGACGACGCCGAACGCGCCGTGATCGCTCGCTTCCTCTATGCGAGCACCGAAGCCACCGTGCGCGGCAGAAAAGCCCTCCCCACCGCGTCGGACGACCTTCCCGGCGCGGAAACGTGA
- a CDS encoding M56 family metallopeptidase, whose protein sequence is MILVGHQVGAGLVATAVAVWLLHSRWTHTHPRAALVLWQISGLTIVVSAVGALLGFGLAPFRQGIFPALLQLPVRLDELDAWHLAAVAAGLVVAGWLVVNQLLSVVGTARARARHRLLLQLVARQSEDALVVDHPVAVAYCLPGRRPRIVVSAGARRLLSEAELDAVLAHERAHARERHDLVVAPFQALRRVLPGSRVLTRVCAAIELLVEMCADDRAVRQHGKEPLASALERFRANGTAHTPAGALAVADTPVEARIRRLRQPERLRLPITLPLACLLLLTALATSASLFAVPY, encoded by the coding sequence GTGATCTTGGTGGGGCACCAGGTCGGGGCTGGTCTTGTCGCCACGGCGGTGGCCGTGTGGTTGCTGCACAGCCGTTGGACCCACACCCATCCGCGTGCCGCGCTGGTGCTGTGGCAGATCAGCGGGCTCACGATCGTCGTCTCGGCGGTCGGTGCGCTGCTCGGTTTCGGACTGGCACCGTTTCGGCAAGGCATCTTCCCCGCGCTGCTCCAGTTGCCGGTGCGGCTCGACGAACTGGACGCGTGGCATCTCGCGGCCGTCGCGGCGGGTCTCGTCGTCGCGGGCTGGCTCGTGGTGAATCAACTGCTTTCCGTGGTCGGTACCGCGCGGGCGCGGGCACGGCACCGGCTGCTGCTGCAACTGGTGGCCAGGCAGAGCGAGGACGCGCTCGTGGTGGACCATCCGGTAGCCGTGGCGTACTGCCTACCGGGCAGGCGACCTCGCATCGTGGTCAGCGCGGGTGCGCGCCGGTTGCTCAGCGAGGCGGAGCTGGATGCCGTTCTCGCGCACGAGCGGGCGCACGCTCGGGAGCGGCACGATCTGGTGGTTGCGCCGTTTCAGGCGTTGCGCAGGGTGTTGCCGGGCAGCCGGGTGCTCACCCGGGTGTGTGCGGCGATCGAGTTGCTCGTGGAGATGTGTGCCGACGACCGTGCCGTACGCCAGCACGGCAAGGAGCCGCTGGCCAGCGCACTCGAACGGTTTCGCGCGAACGGTACGGCTCACACCCCCGCTGGCGCGTTGGCGGTGGCGGACACACCCGTGGAGGCCAGGATTCGCAGGCTGCGGCAGCCGGAACGGCTGCGGCTTCCGATCACCTTGCCACTGGCCTGCCTGCTACTGCTCACGGCGTTGGCCACCTCCGCGAGCCTGTTCGCGGTACCGTACTGA
- a CDS encoding N-acetylmuramoyl-L-alanine amidase, with amino-acid sequence MRPRFITAAVIALPLGLVPVVSSAEPPPGTPAAVKPVIDTVPLAAARGVAESGKVRELEPDRTFAMAAVRWTGNAPDVLEVQAQDSEGEWGEWVELETVDGLDTGKPGSRKASEPAWVGDSTALRVRAERDGSPVNAKSFSVVLIDPGTSSNDTIATKAGVTTEQPTVISRASWGADESIRTQCFADQGIGVEYSPTVKAVTIHHTAGENDYTAADSARIVRGIYAYHAQSLQWCDIGYNVLVDKYGQLFEGRYGGLDLPVWGAHAGGFNKYTTGISMLGTYTDVAPSAEQVEAVSRFAAWKLSRGYRDPAGNVTLVSGGGGTAKYPQGTEVTLPTIYGHRDVGYTECPGELGYQQLPTIRQRVAELMGDWTSSPIYQRWQSDGADSGPLGGVYQLEQAAADGGLRTTFDSGAASVYWSDGTGAHVIQGPIRDTWDRYGSETGHLGYPKTDEHATPDGAGRYNHFAKAGGSIYWTAETGAHEIRGAIRSKWAQLGWERSVLRYPKTDEHGTPDGVGRYNHFQYGSVYWTPSTGAHAIYGAIKSKWAQLGWERSFLGYPTSDEFAISGGRRSNFQHGYITWNASTGATTAYSY; translated from the coding sequence GTGCGACCAAGATTCATCACCGCCGCGGTAATCGCGCTTCCGCTGGGCCTGGTGCCCGTCGTGTCAAGCGCGGAACCTCCACCCGGGACTCCGGCCGCGGTGAAACCCGTCATCGACACCGTTCCGCTCGCGGCCGCACGTGGCGTCGCAGAGTCGGGAAAGGTGCGAGAGCTGGAACCCGACCGCACGTTCGCCATGGCGGCGGTGCGCTGGACCGGAAACGCTCCCGACGTGCTCGAGGTGCAGGCCCAAGACTCCGAAGGCGAATGGGGCGAGTGGGTCGAACTGGAGACGGTGGACGGGCTCGACACGGGCAAGCCGGGCAGCCGCAAGGCGAGCGAGCCGGCATGGGTAGGCGACTCGACCGCCCTTCGGGTGCGCGCGGAACGCGACGGCTCGCCGGTGAACGCCAAGTCCTTCTCCGTAGTGCTGATCGACCCCGGGACCAGCAGCAACGACACCATCGCCACGAAGGCCGGTGTCACCACCGAGCAGCCGACGGTGATCAGTCGCGCGAGCTGGGGCGCGGACGAGTCGATCCGCACGCAGTGCTTCGCCGATCAGGGCATCGGGGTGGAGTACAGCCCCACGGTGAAGGCCGTGACGATTCACCACACGGCAGGCGAGAACGACTACACCGCAGCAGATTCCGCCAGGATCGTGCGCGGCATCTACGCCTACCACGCGCAATCCCTGCAGTGGTGCGACATCGGCTACAACGTGCTGGTCGACAAGTACGGGCAGCTCTTCGAGGGTCGCTACGGCGGCCTTGACCTTCCCGTGTGGGGCGCGCACGCAGGTGGCTTCAACAAGTACACCACCGGAATCTCGATGCTCGGCACCTACACCGACGTGGCACCCAGTGCCGAGCAGGTGGAGGCGGTTTCCAGGTTCGCGGCGTGGAAGCTGTCGCGCGGCTACCGCGACCCCGCGGGAAACGTCACCCTAGTTTCCGGCGGTGGTGGCACCGCGAAGTACCCGCAAGGCACCGAGGTCACGCTGCCGACGATCTACGGCCATCGCGACGTCGGCTACACCGAGTGCCCTGGCGAGCTCGGCTACCAGCAGCTGCCCACCATCAGGCAGCGGGTCGCGGAACTGATGGGTGACTGGACCTCCAGCCCCATCTACCAGCGCTGGCAGTCCGACGGCGCCGACTCGGGACCGCTGGGTGGCGTGTACCAGCTCGAACAAGCGGCAGCCGACGGTGGACTGCGCACGACGTTCGACTCGGGCGCCGCATCGGTGTACTGGTCGGATGGCACCGGAGCACACGTCATCCAGGGTCCGATCCGCGACACGTGGGACCGCTACGGCAGCGAGACCGGGCATCTGGGCTACCCCAAGACGGACGAGCACGCCACGCCGGACGGTGCGGGACGTTACAACCACTTCGCCAAGGCGGGCGGCTCGATCTACTGGACGGCCGAAACGGGGGCACACGAGATCCGGGGCGCGATCAGGTCGAAGTGGGCGCAGCTGGGCTGGGAACGCAGCGTGCTGCGCTACCCCAAGACCGACGAACACGGCACCCCCGACGGCGTCGGCCGCTACAACCACTTCCAGTACGGCTCCGTCTACTGGACACCCAGCACCGGAGCACACGCCATCTACGGCGCCATCAAGTCGAAGTGGGCACAGCTCGGCTGGGAACGGTCGTTCCTGGGCTACCCGACCAGTGACGAGTTCGCCATCTCCGGTGGACGCCGCAGCAACTTCCAGCACGGCTACATCACCTGGAACGCCTCCACAGGGGCGACCACGGCCTACTCCTACTGA
- a CDS encoding type II toxin-antitoxin system PemK/MazF family toxin, with the protein MRRGDIYLADLDPTRGSETSKHRPVVIVSNDGANGTASRLGRGVVTVVPVTSNVARVYPFQVLLQAGESGLRHASKAQAEQVRSIAVERLGNRRIGRLGSASLRALDDALRLHLAL; encoded by the coding sequence ATGCGCAGGGGCGACATCTACCTCGCCGACCTCGACCCCACGCGCGGCAGCGAAACCAGCAAGCACCGCCCGGTAGTGATCGTCAGCAACGACGGAGCCAACGGCACCGCCAGCCGACTCGGCCGGGGTGTCGTCACCGTGGTGCCCGTGACGTCGAACGTGGCCCGCGTCTACCCGTTTCAGGTGCTGCTCCAGGCGGGCGAATCCGGGTTGCGCCACGCCTCGAAGGCGCAGGCCGAGCAGGTGCGCTCGATCGCTGTCGAGCGACTCGGCAACCGCCGGATCGGCAGGCTCGGCTCCGCCTCGCTTCGGGCGCTCGACGACGCATTGCGGCTGCATCTCGCGCTCTGA
- a CDS encoding cytochrome P450, which produces MTSTHQEVATLYGPRFQNNPAELYRQMREKYGPVAPVLLEGDVPGWLVLGYREVYYVTSNPHLFARTSRGWHGWKHVSPDWSLRPYVEYQPSSILTDAEEHQRLAPALHGALAEVDQVELRSHVQRLADQLIDRFAGKGEADLVSEYTHQLPLLVLAKLFGLPDAEAPVLVRDVAASADEGDEAVRAHQRIVERMRALVREKRERPGGDLPSRILEHPMALSDDEIATDLFLTMGAGQLTTADWMGNALRLMLTDDRFAVNLSGGRRSVGQALNEVLWEETPTQNFIGRFATRDTHLGGHHIQTGDLLVLGLAAANTDPHVRPESYDNAVGNQAYMSFSHGEHGCPYPAQEIAATIVEGGIEVVLDRLPDVHLSVPGEQLEWRQSVWMRGLIALPVEFTPTHTSTTGW; this is translated from the coding sequence ATGACAAGTACGCACCAGGAAGTCGCTACTTTGTACGGTCCGCGCTTCCAGAACAATCCTGCGGAGCTGTACCGGCAGATGCGCGAGAAGTACGGGCCGGTGGCCCCCGTGCTGCTCGAAGGCGATGTGCCCGGTTGGCTGGTGCTCGGCTACCGCGAGGTCTACTACGTGACCAGCAACCCACACCTGTTCGCCCGCACGTCACGGGGCTGGCACGGCTGGAAACACGTCTCGCCGGACTGGTCGCTGCGGCCGTACGTGGAGTACCAGCCCTCCTCGATCCTGACCGACGCCGAGGAACACCAGCGGCTGGCACCGGCGCTGCACGGTGCGCTGGCGGAGGTGGACCAGGTAGAGCTGCGCTCCCACGTGCAGCGGCTCGCCGACCAGCTGATCGACCGGTTCGCGGGCAAGGGCGAGGCCGACCTGGTCAGCGAGTACACCCATCAACTTCCGCTGTTGGTGCTGGCCAAGCTGTTCGGGCTGCCCGACGCCGAGGCCCCCGTGCTGGTGCGCGACGTGGCCGCCTCCGCCGACGAGGGTGACGAGGCGGTTCGCGCCCACCAGCGGATCGTGGAACGCATGCGCGCCCTCGTCCGGGAGAAGCGCGAGCGACCCGGCGGTGACCTGCCTTCGCGAATCCTGGAGCACCCGATGGCGCTTTCGGACGACGAGATCGCCACCGACCTGTTCCTCACGATGGGCGCGGGTCAGCTGACCACCGCCGACTGGATGGGCAACGCCCTGCGGCTGATGCTCACCGACGACAGGTTCGCGGTCAACCTCTCCGGTGGGAGGCGAAGCGTGGGGCAGGCGCTCAACGAGGTGCTGTGGGAGGAAACCCCGACCCAGAACTTCATCGGCCGCTTCGCCACCAGGGACACCCATCTCGGCGGGCACCACATCCAGACCGGCGACCTGCTTGTGTTGGGCCTGGCCGCGGCCAACACCGACCCGCACGTGCGCCCGGAGTCCTACGACAACGCCGTCGGAAACCAGGCGTACATGTCGTTCAGCCACGGCGAACACGGCTGCCCGTACCCCGCGCAGGAGATCGCGGCGACCATCGTGGAGGGTGGCATCGAGGTGGTTCTCGACCGGCTTCCCGACGTGCATCTCAGTGTGCCGGGCGAGCAGCTGGAGTGGCGCCAGTCGGTGTGGATGCGGGGCCTCATCGCATTGCCGGTGGAGTTCACCCCGACCCACACCTCCACCACGGGCTGGTAA
- a CDS encoding TetR/AcrR family transcriptional regulator C-terminal domain-containing protein produces the protein MSADSPGKPVSKAAIVNKAVELMEQRGLAAVSLRRIATELGISAPTLYWYISGKRELLDAVAEQLLRRGLAGMDNRPAEGQPWWEWLEQRCSAMFRAMLSVPDAPQVVAGNRPTPETLPDIEAGLAELVAVGFTAAEAQQVFLVLGGYITGMALEWQSEAAREVDTDVNDHELGELVRDPARFPYLAAAVRGRPDSPVQTFDYGLSLLIRGIRDRHAELVGDRVEAKGPGRRD, from the coding sequence GTGTCGGCTGACTCTCCTGGCAAACCGGTGTCGAAGGCCGCGATCGTGAACAAGGCCGTCGAGCTGATGGAGCAGCGCGGTCTCGCGGCGGTGTCACTGCGCCGCATCGCCACCGAACTCGGTATCTCGGCGCCCACGCTGTACTGGTACATCTCCGGCAAGCGCGAGTTGCTCGACGCGGTGGCGGAGCAACTGCTGCGGCGCGGCCTTGCCGGTATGGACAACCGACCCGCCGAGGGACAACCGTGGTGGGAATGGCTCGAACAGCGGTGCAGCGCGATGTTTCGGGCGATGCTGTCCGTACCGGACGCGCCGCAGGTGGTGGCCGGAAACCGGCCGACACCGGAAACGTTGCCCGACATCGAGGCCGGACTGGCGGAACTGGTCGCGGTCGGCTTCACCGCTGCCGAGGCGCAGCAGGTGTTCCTCGTGCTCGGCGGCTACATCACGGGAATGGCCCTGGAATGGCAGTCGGAGGCGGCCCGCGAGGTCGACACCGACGTCAACGACCACGAACTCGGCGAGCTCGTCCGCGACCCCGCCCGCTTTCCGTACCTCGCCGCCGCTGTCCGAGGCCGTCCCGACTCGCCTGTGCAGACGTTCGACTACGGCCTCTCACTGCTGATCAGGGGTATCCGTGACAGGCATGCCGAGTTGGTGGGCGACCGCGTCGAGGCGAAAGGACCCGGCCGCCGGGATTGA
- a CDS encoding BlaI/MecI/CopY family transcriptional regulator gives MDVARLGELERAVMDVLWAHDEPLSVRAVHAALSDRDLAYTTVMTVLTRLANKNVVRREREGRAWLYAPAASREEYVAELMLQALELTGDRGSALVRFAQSVSTDEADALRQALERGEST, from the coding sequence ATGGACGTGGCGAGGCTCGGAGAACTGGAGCGCGCGGTCATGGATGTGCTCTGGGCACACGATGAGCCCCTGAGCGTGCGCGCGGTTCACGCTGCCCTCTCCGACCGCGACCTGGCCTACACCACGGTGATGACCGTACTCACCCGGCTGGCGAACAAGAACGTCGTCAGGCGCGAACGGGAGGGCAGGGCCTGGCTGTACGCGCCCGCGGCCAGCCGCGAGGAGTACGTGGCCGAGCTGATGCTGCAAGCTCTGGAACTCACCGGCGACAGGGGGTCGGCGCTGGTGAGGTTCGCGCAGTCGGTGAGCACCGACGAGGCCGACGCGCTGCGGCAGGCGCTGGAGCGGGGCGAGTCGACGTGA
- a CDS encoding MMPL family transporter yields the protein MRRLRWLLPALIMIGWLVVGAFGGPYAGKLSEIAENDASAFLPESAEATEVQRLLQRFPGSEAAPAVVVAERQSGITAADRRYLRQVRDTVAGIEGVKPPVSPVVPAADNKALQFVVPVSGDPTATVETLRQRLDEQSPQGLSVFVTGPAGQIADLSEAFSGLDGLLLVVAGSVVAAILIVVYRSPLLPLVVLLSALFALGLASLVVYLLADGGVLAVNGQSQGILFILVFGAATDYALLLVSRYREELRGTADRYSAVRKSWRATLEPILASAGTVILGLLCLLFSDLASNQDLGPVAAIGIAAALLASLTFLPAALALFGRAAFWPFRPRFGSKPPESGGIWGRVAARVDKTPRTVWVVTSLVLVAGAAFLPQLRAEGTAQSELFLTPVESVAGQEVLGEHFPAGAGSPAIVIADADATRAVLSATRSVQGVSRAEVAGTADGLVRIDAVLDAPADSDAAVATVQRLRDSVHDVRGADALVGGQTAVQLDTRETSKRDRVVIIPIVLAVVLAVLALLLRALVAPLLLVATVVLSFAATMGVSALVFNHVFDFPGADPAVPLFAFVFLVALGIDYNIFLMTRVREETLAWGTREGTLRGLTVTGGVITSAGVVLAATFSALAVLPILFLAQMAFIVAFGVLLDTFIVRSLLVPALTIDIGPKVWWPSRLAREGFPKSDSGMPTRA from the coding sequence GTGCGCAGGCTTCGCTGGCTTCTTCCCGCATTGATCATGATCGGGTGGCTCGTCGTGGGAGCCTTCGGCGGCCCCTATGCGGGAAAGCTCAGCGAGATCGCGGAGAACGACGCCTCGGCGTTCCTGCCGGAATCGGCGGAGGCCACGGAAGTGCAGCGGCTGCTGCAACGCTTCCCCGGAAGCGAGGCCGCGCCCGCGGTCGTCGTCGCCGAGCGGCAGTCGGGCATCACCGCGGCCGACCGCCGCTACCTGCGCCAGGTGCGGGACACGGTCGCCGGAATCGAGGGCGTCAAGCCGCCGGTCTCGCCCGTCGTCCCCGCCGCGGACAACAAGGCGTTGCAGTTCGTCGTGCCGGTGAGCGGCGACCCCACCGCGACCGTCGAAACACTGCGGCAGCGGCTGGACGAGCAGAGCCCGCAGGGGCTCTCGGTGTTCGTCACCGGCCCCGCCGGGCAGATCGCCGACCTGTCCGAGGCATTCAGCGGCCTCGACGGCCTGCTGTTGGTGGTGGCGGGCTCGGTGGTCGCGGCGATCCTCATCGTGGTCTATCGCAGCCCGCTGTTGCCGTTGGTCGTCCTGCTTTCCGCCCTTTTCGCGCTCGGGCTGGCGAGTCTGGTCGTCTACCTGCTCGCCGACGGCGGGGTGCTCGCCGTCAACGGGCAGAGCCAGGGCATCCTGTTCATCCTCGTGTTCGGCGCGGCCACCGACTACGCCCTGCTGCTGGTGTCTCGGTACCGGGAGGAACTGCGCGGCACTGCCGACCGGTACTCCGCTGTGCGCAAATCGTGGCGCGCCACGCTCGAACCCATCCTCGCCTCCGCGGGCACCGTAATCCTCGGCCTGCTGTGCCTGCTGTTCAGCGATCTGGCCTCCAACCAGGACCTCGGGCCCGTAGCCGCCATCGGCATCGCCGCCGCCCTGCTGGCTTCATTGACGTTCCTGCCCGCGGCGCTGGCCCTGTTCGGTCGCGCCGCCTTCTGGCCGTTCCGTCCCCGGTTCGGCTCGAAACCCCCGGAGTCGGGTGGAATCTGGGGCAGGGTGGCAGCGAGGGTGGACAAGACACCCAGGACCGTGTGGGTGGTGACCTCGCTGGTGCTGGTGGCGGGTGCGGCGTTCCTGCCGCAACTCAGGGCCGAGGGAACGGCTCAGTCCGAACTGTTCCTCACTCCGGTGGAGTCGGTCGCGGGCCAGGAGGTTCTCGGCGAGCACTTCCCCGCCGGTGCTGGTTCGCCCGCGATCGTGATCGCCGACGCGGACGCGACGCGGGCCGTGCTTTCGGCCACCAGGAGCGTGCAGGGGGTGTCCAGGGCCGAGGTCGCGGGAACGGCGGACGGCTTGGTTCGCATCGACGCGGTGCTCGACGCTCCGGCCGACTCCGACGCCGCCGTCGCGACGGTGCAGCGGCTTCGCGATTCGGTGCACGACGTGCGCGGGGCGGATGCGCTGGTGGGCGGTCAGACGGCGGTGCAACTGGACACCAGGGAGACCTCCAAGCGTGACCGGGTGGTCATCATCCCGATCGTGCTCGCGGTGGTGCTCGCCGTGCTGGCGCTGCTGCTTCGTGCGCTGGTCGCTCCGTTGCTGCTGGTGGCCACGGTGGTGCTCTCGTTCGCGGCCACCATGGGTGTCTCAGCCCTCGTGTTCAACCATGTCTTCGACTTCCCGGGGGCCGATCCGGCCGTTCCGCTGTTCGCGTTCGTGTTCCTCGTGGCGCTGGGGATCGACTACAACATCTTCCTGATGACGCGGGTGCGGGAGGAAACGCTCGCTTGGGGTACGCGGGAGGGCACGTTGCGCGGGCTCACCGTGACCGGAGGTGTGATCACGTCGGCAGGCGTGGTCCTGGCTGCGACGTTCTCGGCGTTGGCTGTGCTGCCCATCCTGTTCCTGGCGCAGATGGCCTTCATCGTGGCCTTCGGCGTGCTGCTGGACACCTTCATCGTCCGGTCGCTGCTCGTTCCCGCCCTGACCATCGACATAGGCCCGAAAGTGTGGTGGCCCTCGCGGCTGGCCAGGGAGGGTTTTCCCAAGTCGGATTCGGGAATGCCTACCCGTGCATGA